Proteins encoded within one genomic window of Aquarana catesbeiana isolate 2022-GZ linkage group LG03, ASM4218655v1, whole genome shotgun sequence:
- the LOC141134164 gene encoding olfactory receptor 11A1-like, giving the protein MVSSRTFSSTTCNETGRTRKPIMSEQNETEITEFLLLGFQDLEMLVGTLIVPNMLKIIWLKEAFICIPGCIAQSYLYCASGSTECYLLAAMAYDRYLAICKPLLYNKIMSQKLQYSLVIFCWMLGFTLTLITISLLTQLKFCGPNIIDHYFCDLAPFVDLACSDTSALEMEIFILSFPIMVIPFILILVSYSCVIIAILRMSSITGRKKAFLTCSSHLSVVIMYYGSLIIVYMVPSSSQTLNKMISVVYTVVTPLFNPFIYSIRNQDIRAVIRALIIQQPIHNKN; this is encoded by the exons atggtCAGCAGCCGAACCTTCTCTTCCaccacctgtaatgagaccgggAGGACAAG AAAGCCAATCATGAGTGAACAGAATGAGACAGAAATAACAGAATTTCTCCTTTTGGGTTTTCAAGACTTGG AAATGTTGGTGGGAACTCTTATTGTACCCAATATGCTAAAGATCATATGGCTGAAAGAAGCCTTCATATGCATTCCTGGTTGTATTGCTCAGAGTTATCTCTACTGTGCATCAGGTAGTACAGAGTGCTATCTTCTTGCAGCTATGGCCTATGACCGGTACTTGGCCATATGTAAGCCTTTGCTCTATAACAAAATTATGAGCCAGAAACTTCAGTATTCTCTGGTAATCTTTTGCTGGATGCTTGGCTTTACATTAACATTGATAACAATAAGTCTTCTAACTCAGCTTAAATTTTGTGGACCCAACATCATTGACCATTACTTTTGTGATCTTGCTCCCTTTGTTGACCTTGCTTGCTCAGACACTTCAGCTCTTGAAATGGAAATATTCATCCTCTCATTCCCTATCATGGTCATACCATTTATTTTGATTTTAGTGAGCTACAGTTGTGTTATCATAGCCATTCTACGTATGTCCTCTATTACTGGGAGGAAGAAAGCTTTCTTAACCTGTAGCTCTCACCTCTCCGTAGTAATTATGTATTATGGGTCCttaataatag tttatatggtTCCATCAAGCTCACAAACCCTTAACAAGATGATATCAGTAGTTTACACAGTGGTGACCCCCTTGTTTAATCCCTTCATATATAGCATAAGAAATCAGGATATTCGAGCAGTCATACGTGCATTAATTATTCAGCAACCAATACATAacaagaattaa